One region of Sulfuriroseicoccus oceanibius genomic DNA includes:
- a CDS encoding DNA-directed RNA polymerase subunit alpha: MSTTLARFELPNRLVKNEDTATDTFATFVAEPFESGFGHTIGNSLRRVLLSSLEGAAITSVKIAGAQHEFTSLPGVVEDVTEIILNLKKVKFSHNSEDKEPRVLTISVDKEGAVTAGDITEDNHYGVINKDQVICHLDRKTKFEAELEVRVGRGFNTGEENKTKDMPIGVIAIDSIFSPVIRVKYAVENTRVGQKTDYDKLILELWTDGRIEPSDAVLQASAILRKHLDVFVNYDDSLVNFDEAPEAQNEENAELKRLLNMSVNEIELSVRAANCLNNANITSVGQLAMKTEAEMLRYRNFGKKSLNEIKEKLSELGLSLGMNIDSSLMEGISSISPLASADTYGGLADLINQNLDD; the protein is encoded by the coding sequence ATGTCAACAACACTCGCTCGATTCGAACTCCCGAACCGCCTCGTCAAAAACGAGGACACCGCCACCGATACCTTCGCAACCTTCGTTGCCGAACCATTTGAAAGCGGCTTCGGTCACACCATCGGCAACTCCCTGCGCCGCGTTCTCCTTTCATCCCTTGAAGGCGCTGCCATCACATCCGTGAAGATCGCCGGTGCTCAGCACGAATTCACCTCGCTTCCAGGCGTGGTCGAAGACGTCACCGAAATCATCCTCAACCTCAAAAAGGTTAAGTTCTCCCACAACAGCGAGGACAAAGAACCACGCGTGCTGACCATCAGCGTGGACAAGGAAGGTGCCGTCACCGCTGGTGACATCACCGAAGACAACCACTACGGTGTCATCAACAAAGACCAGGTGATCTGCCACCTCGACCGCAAGACCAAGTTCGAAGCCGAACTCGAAGTGCGCGTCGGCCGCGGATTCAACACCGGCGAAGAAAACAAGACCAAGGACATGCCGATCGGCGTCATCGCCATCGACTCGATCTTCTCGCCTGTGATCCGCGTCAAATACGCCGTGGAAAACACCCGTGTCGGACAAAAGACCGACTACGACAAACTCATCCTCGAACTCTGGACCGACGGCCGCATCGAGCCATCCGACGCCGTGCTCCAGGCTTCCGCCATCCTTCGCAAGCACCTCGACGTCTTCGTCAACTACGACGACTCGCTGGTGAACTTCGACGAAGCTCCTGAAGCTCAAAACGAAGAGAACGCTGAACTCAAGCGCCTCCTCAACATGAGCGTCAACGAAATCGAGCTCTCCGTCCGTGCCGCGAACTGCTTGAACAACGCAAACATCACCAGCGTTGGCCAGCTCGCCATGAAGACCGAGGCAGAAATGCTTCGCTACCGTAACTTCGGTAAGAAGTCCCTCAACGAGATCAAGGAAAAGCTCTCCGAGCTTGGCCTCTCGCTCGGCATGAACATCGACTCGTCGTTGATGGAAGGCATCAGCTCGATCAGCCCATTGGCTTCCGCCGACACCTACGGTGGTCTTGCAGACCTCATCAACCAGAACCTCGACGACTAA